From Cronobacter turicensis z3032, the proteins below share one genomic window:
- the yajC gene encoding UPF0092 membrane protein yajC gives MSFFISDAVAAGGAPAQGSPMSLILMLVVFGLIFYFMILRPQQKRTKEHKNLMSSIAKGDEVLTNGGLVGRVTKVAENGYIAIALNDTTEVVIKRDFVAAVLPKGTMKAL, from the coding sequence ATGAGCTTTTTTATTTCTGACGCGGTAGCCGCTGGCGGTGCGCCGGCGCAGGGCAGCCCGATGTCTCTGATCCTGATGCTGGTCGTGTTCGGTCTGATTTTCTATTTCATGATCCTGCGTCCGCAGCAGAAGCGCACCAAAGAACATAAAAACCTGATGAGCTCCATCGCCAAAGGCGATGAAGTGCTCACCAACGGTGGTCTGGTGGGTCGCGTGACCAAAGTAGCGGAAAACGGCTACATTGCTATCGCCCTGAACGACACCACCGAAGTGGTTATCAAGCGTGACTTCGTCGCAGCCGTCCTGCCGAAAGGCACCATGAAGGCGCTGTAA
- the queA gene encoding S-adenosylmethionine:tRNAribosyltransferase-isomerase: MRLTDFSFDLPESLIAHYPQAQRSACRLLSLDGPTGDLTHGTFTDLLDKLNPGDLLVFNNTRVIPARLFGRKASGGKIEVLVERMLDDHRVLAHIRASKAPKPGAELLLGDDESVNATMTARHDALFEVQFNDERPVLDILNSIGHMPLPPYIERPDEEADRELYQTVYSQKPGAVAAPTAGLHFDEPLLERLRAKGIEMAFVTLHVGAGTFQPVRVESIEDHVMHSEYAEVPQEVVDAVLAAKARGNKVVAVGTTSVRSLESAAQAAQDALIAPFFGDTQIFIYPGYQYQVIDALVTNFHLPESTLIMLVSAFAGYKHTMNAYREAVKAEYRFFSYGDAMYITYNPQAINERPGE; encoded by the coding sequence ATGCGTTTGACCGATTTCTCCTTTGACCTACCCGAATCCCTGATAGCTCACTATCCGCAAGCCCAGCGCAGCGCCTGTCGCCTGCTGTCGCTCGACGGGCCGACGGGAGATCTCACGCACGGCACTTTCACCGATTTGCTCGATAAGCTCAACCCCGGCGATCTGCTGGTCTTTAACAATACCCGCGTGATCCCGGCGCGCCTCTTTGGCCGCAAGGCGAGCGGCGGCAAGATTGAAGTGCTGGTGGAGCGTATGCTCGACGACCATCGCGTGCTGGCCCATATCCGCGCCTCTAAAGCGCCGAAGCCGGGCGCGGAACTTTTGCTGGGCGATGATGAAAGCGTAAACGCCACGATGACCGCGCGCCACGACGCGCTGTTCGAAGTGCAGTTTAACGACGAGCGCCCGGTGCTGGATATTCTGAACAGCATCGGCCATATGCCGCTGCCGCCTTACATTGAACGCCCGGATGAAGAGGCCGACCGCGAGCTTTATCAGACCGTCTACAGCCAGAAACCGGGCGCCGTCGCGGCGCCGACCGCGGGCCTGCACTTTGACGAGCCGCTGCTTGAACGCCTGCGCGCGAAAGGCATTGAGATGGCGTTTGTGACGCTGCACGTCGGCGCGGGGACATTCCAGCCGGTACGCGTGGAGAGCATCGAAGATCATGTGATGCACTCTGAATACGCCGAAGTGCCGCAGGAGGTGGTCGACGCGGTGCTGGCGGCAAAAGCGCGCGGCAATAAGGTGGTGGCCGTAGGCACCACCTCGGTGCGATCGCTGGAGAGCGCGGCGCAGGCGGCGCAAGACGCGCTCATCGCGCCGTTTTTCGGCGACACCCAGATTTTTATCTATCCGGGCTATCAGTACCAGGTGATCGATGCGCTGGTGACCAACTTCCACCTGCCGGAATCGACGCTCATCATGCTGGTGTCTGCGTTCGCGGGCTATAAGCACACCATGAACGCCTACCGCGAAGCGGTAAAAGCGGAGTATCGCTTTTTTAGTTACGGCGATGCGATGTACATCACGTACAATCCGCAGGCCATTAACGAGCGTCCGGGCGAATAA
- the tgt gene encoding Queuine tRNA-ribosyltransferase yields MKFELDTTDGRARRGRLVFDRGVVETPAFMPVGTYGTVKGMTPEEVEATGAQIILGNTFHLWLRPGQEIMKLHGDLHDFMQWKGPILTDSGGFQVFSLGDIRKITEQGVHFRNPINGDPIFLDPEKSMEIQFDLGSDIVMIFDECTPYPADWDYAKRSMEMSLRWAKRSRDRFDSLGNKNALFGIIQGSVYEDLRDISVKGLVEIGFDGYAVGGLAVGEPKEDMHRILEHVCPQIPADKPRYLMGVGKPEDLVEGVRRGIDMFDCVMPTRNARNGHLFVTEGVVKIRNAKYKSDTGPLDPECDCYTCRNYSRAYLHHLDRCNEILGARLNTIHNLRHYQRLMAGLRKAIEEGKLEHFVADFYQRQGRPVPPLNVD; encoded by the coding sequence GTGAAATTCGAACTTGATACGACCGATGGCCGCGCACGCCGCGGCCGCCTGGTATTTGACCGCGGCGTTGTGGAAACCCCGGCCTTTATGCCCGTGGGCACTTACGGCACCGTAAAAGGCATGACGCCGGAAGAAGTAGAAGCCACCGGCGCGCAGATTATCCTCGGCAACACCTTTCACCTCTGGCTGCGTCCCGGCCAGGAGATCATGAAGCTGCACGGCGACCTGCATGATTTTATGCAGTGGAAAGGCCCAATCCTGACCGATTCCGGCGGCTTCCAGGTTTTCAGCCTGGGCGATATTCGCAAAATCACCGAGCAGGGCGTGCATTTCCGCAACCCGATCAACGGCGATCCTATCTTCCTTGACCCGGAAAAATCGATGGAGATCCAGTTCGATCTCGGTTCTGACATCGTCATGATCTTCGATGAGTGCACCCCGTACCCGGCAGACTGGGATTACGCGAAGCGCTCCATGGAGATGTCGCTGCGCTGGGCGAAACGCAGCCGCGACCGCTTTGATAGCCTTGGCAACAAAAACGCGCTGTTCGGTATTATTCAGGGCAGCGTTTACGAAGATTTACGCGATATCTCCGTGAAAGGTCTGGTAGAGATAGGCTTTGATGGCTACGCTGTCGGCGGCCTGGCTGTCGGCGAGCCGAAGGAAGATATGCACCGCATTCTTGAGCATGTCTGCCCGCAGATCCCGGCGGACAAGCCGCGCTACCTGATGGGGGTGGGCAAGCCGGAAGACCTGGTCGAAGGCGTGCGTCGCGGCATCGATATGTTCGACTGCGTCATGCCAACGCGTAACGCGCGTAACGGCCATCTTTTCGTCACCGAAGGCGTAGTGAAAATCCGCAACGCGAAGTACAAAAGCGATACGGGGCCGCTTGATCCTGAGTGTGATTGCTATACCTGTCGCAATTATTCACGCGCCTACTTGCATCATCTCGACCGTTGCAACGAAATACTGGGCGCGCGGCTTAATACCATTCATAACCTTCGCCACTATCAGCGCTTAATGGCTGGTTTACGCAAGGCTATTGAAGAGGGTAAATTAGAGCACTTCGTCGCGGATTTCTACCAACGCCAGGGGCGGCCGGTGCCACCGTTGAACGTTGATTAA
- the acpH gene encoding Acyl carrier protein phosphodiesterase — protein MNFLAHLHLAHLAQSSLPGNLMADFVRGKPDGLYPADVVAGIYMHRRVDVLTDNLAEVREAREWFRPETRRVAPVTLDVMWDHFLSRHWAQISPELPLEAFLAHAHALILPTLPDAPERFVNLNDYLWRERWMERYREMDYIARVLNGMASRRPKLAALRDSWEDLNTHYAALEHQFWRFYPRMMEMAREKTL, from the coding sequence ATGAATTTTCTTGCCCATCTGCATCTGGCGCATCTGGCGCAAAGTTCGCTGCCTGGCAACCTGATGGCGGACTTCGTGCGCGGCAAACCGGACGGGCTCTACCCGGCGGATGTCGTGGCGGGAATTTACATGCACCGGCGCGTGGATGTGCTGACCGATAACCTCGCGGAGGTGCGCGAGGCGCGCGAGTGGTTTCGCCCGGAAACCCGTCGCGTAGCGCCGGTGACGCTGGATGTCATGTGGGATCACTTTCTCTCGCGCCACTGGGCGCAAATCTCGCCTGAGCTCCCGCTTGAGGCGTTTCTCGCGCATGCGCATGCGCTGATTTTACCCACGCTGCCCGACGCGCCGGAGCGCTTTGTGAACCTCAATGACTATCTCTGGCGCGAACGCTGGATGGAGCGCTACCGCGAGATGGACTATATCGCCCGCGTACTCAACGGCATGGCGAGCCGCCGTCCGAAACTCGCGGCCCTGCGCGACTCCTGGGAGGATCTCAACACCCATTACGCCGCGCTGGAGCACCAGTTCTGGCGCTTTTACCCGCGGATGATGGAAATGGCGCGCGAAAAAACGCTCTGA
- the secD gene encoding Protein-export membrane protein secD, which yields MLNRYPLWKYLMLVAVLIVGLLYALPNLYGEDPAVQITGARGVAASEQTLIQVQNTLQKEKISAKSVALEEGAILARFDSTDTQLRAREALMSTMGDQFVVALNLAPATPRWLTAISAEPMKLGLDLRGGVHFLMEVDMDTALSKLQEQNMDSLRSDLREKGLSWTNVRKADNYGVTIQFRDSDIRDAAASYLTARHRDMVVSSEGDNSLRAVMSDERLREAREYAVQQNINILRNRVNQLGVAEPLVQRQGADRIVVELPGIQDTARAKEILGATATLEFRLVNSNVDRTAAAAGRIPGDSEVKMTREGQPVVLYKRVILTGDHITDSTSGVDQYNMPQVNISLDSSGGNIMSNFTKDNIHKPMATLFVEYKDSGKKDANGRSILMKQEEVINVATIQARLGQNFVITGIDNPNEARQLSLLLRAGALIAPIQIVEERTIGPTLGMQNITQGLEACLAGLAVSILFMILFYKKFGLIATTALLANLVLIVGIMSLLPGATLTMPGIAGIVLTLAVAVDANVLINERIKEELSNGRSVQQAIDEGYRGAFSSIFDANVTTLIKVIILYAVGTGAIKGFAITTGIGVATSMFTAIVGTRAIVNLLYGGKRINKLSI from the coding sequence GTGTTAAACCGTTATCCTTTGTGGAAGTACCTCATGCTGGTCGCCGTCCTTATCGTCGGCCTGCTTTATGCACTTCCCAACCTGTATGGTGAGGATCCGGCTGTTCAAATCACTGGCGCGCGCGGCGTCGCCGCCAGTGAGCAAACGCTGATCCAGGTCCAGAATACGTTACAAAAAGAAAAAATTTCCGCGAAATCTGTGGCTCTGGAAGAGGGCGCTATCCTTGCGCGCTTTGACTCCACCGATACTCAGCTGCGCGCTCGTGAAGCGCTGATGAGCACGATGGGCGATCAATTCGTCGTCGCGCTTAACCTCGCGCCTGCCACCCCACGCTGGCTTACTGCTATTTCTGCCGAACCGATGAAGCTGGGTCTTGACCTGCGCGGCGGTGTTCACTTCCTGATGGAAGTCGATATGGACACGGCGCTCAGCAAGCTCCAGGAACAGAATATGGACAGCCTGCGCAGCGATCTGCGCGAAAAAGGGCTGAGCTGGACGAACGTGCGTAAAGCCGATAACTACGGCGTGACGATTCAGTTCCGTGACAGCGATATCCGCGACGCGGCGGCCTCTTATCTGACGGCTCGCCATCGCGACATGGTTGTCTCAAGCGAGGGCGACAACAGCCTGCGCGCGGTGATGTCTGATGAGCGTCTGCGCGAAGCGCGTGAATATGCCGTTCAGCAGAACATCAACATCCTGCGTAACCGTGTTAACCAGCTGGGCGTTGCCGAGCCGCTGGTGCAGCGTCAGGGCGCTGACCGCATTGTGGTCGAATTGCCGGGTATTCAGGATACGGCGCGCGCTAAAGAGATTCTGGGCGCGACCGCGACGCTGGAATTCCGTCTGGTCAACAGCAATGTCGATCGCACCGCTGCCGCCGCCGGGCGTATTCCTGGCGACTCTGAAGTGAAGATGACCCGTGAAGGCCAGCCTGTCGTGCTGTACAAACGCGTGATCCTGACCGGCGACCATATTACCGATTCCACCTCCGGCGTTGACCAGTACAACATGCCGCAGGTGAATATTTCGCTCGATAGCTCGGGCGGCAATATCATGTCCAACTTCACCAAAGACAACATCCATAAACCGATGGCGACGCTCTTTGTGGAATATAAGGACAGCGGTAAGAAAGACGCTAACGGCCGCAGCATCCTGATGAAACAGGAAGAAGTGATCAACGTCGCGACCATTCAGGCGCGCCTCGGTCAGAACTTCGTGATTACCGGCATCGACAACCCGAACGAAGCGCGTCAGCTTTCGCTGCTGCTGCGTGCGGGCGCGCTGATTGCGCCGATTCAGATTGTGGAAGAACGCACGATCGGTCCGACGCTGGGTATGCAGAACATCACTCAGGGTCTGGAAGCGTGTCTGGCGGGCCTCGCGGTCTCCATTCTGTTCATGATCCTGTTCTATAAGAAGTTCGGTCTTATCGCCACCACGGCGCTGCTGGCGAACCTGGTGCTGATTGTGGGCATCATGTCGCTCCTGCCGGGCGCGACGCTCACCATGCCGGGTATCGCGGGGATTGTGTTAACCCTTGCGGTCGCGGTGGATGCGAACGTGCTGATAAACGAGCGTATTAAAGAAGAGCTCAGCAACGGCCGTTCGGTGCAGCAGGCGATTGATGAAGGTTATCGTGGGGCGTTCAGCTCGATTTTCGATGCCAACGTCACGACGCTGATTAAGGTCATCATCCTGTACGCAGTGGGGACCGGCGCCATTAAAGGGTTTGCTATCACGACCGGTATCGGCGTGGCGACCTCCATGTTCACCGCTATTGTCGGTACCCGTGCCATTGTAAACCTGTTGTACGGCGGCAAACGCATCAACAAGCTGTCTATCTGA
- the secF gene encoding Protein-export membrane protein secF codes for MAQEYTVEQLNHGRKVYDFMRWDYWAFAISGLLLVASIVVMGVRGFNWGLDFTGGTVIEIGLEKPADLDLMRESLEKAGFEEPLLQNFGSSRDIMVRMPPAQGETGGQALGTKVLTVINEATGQNAAVKRIEFVGPSVGADLAQAGAMALLVALLSILVYVGFRFEWRLAAGVVIALAHDVIITMGVLSLFRIEIDLTIIASLMSVIGYSLNDSIVVSDRIRENFRKIRRGTPYEIFNVSLTQTLKRTLITSGTTLVVILMLYLFGGAMLQGFSLTMLIGVSIGTASSIYVASALALKLGMKREHLLQQKVEKEGADQPSLLP; via the coding sequence GTGGCACAGGAATATACTGTTGAACAATTAAACCACGGCCGCAAAGTCTATGACTTTATGCGCTGGGACTACTGGGCCTTCGCCATTTCGGGCCTGCTGCTTGTCGCCTCTATCGTGGTGATGGGCGTGCGCGGGTTTAACTGGGGTCTCGATTTTACCGGCGGTACGGTTATCGAGATTGGCCTGGAAAAACCGGCGGATCTGGATTTGATGCGCGAGTCGCTGGAAAAGGCGGGTTTTGAAGAGCCGCTGCTGCAGAACTTCGGCAGCAGCCGCGACATCATGGTGCGTATGCCGCCTGCGCAGGGTGAAACCGGCGGTCAGGCGCTCGGCACCAAAGTGTTGACGGTGATTAACGAAGCCACCGGCCAGAACGCGGCGGTGAAACGTATCGAGTTCGTGGGGCCGAGCGTGGGGGCCGATCTCGCCCAGGCGGGCGCGATGGCGCTGCTGGTCGCGCTGCTTTCCATTCTGGTTTACGTTGGGTTCCGCTTTGAGTGGCGCCTGGCGGCCGGTGTGGTTATCGCGCTGGCGCACGACGTGATCATTACCATGGGCGTGCTGTCGCTGTTCCGGATCGAAATTGACCTGACCATCATCGCCTCGCTGATGTCGGTTATCGGTTACTCGCTGAACGACAGCATCGTGGTTTCCGACCGTATTCGTGAGAACTTCCGCAAGATCCGCCGCGGCACGCCTTACGAAATCTTTAACGTGTCGCTGACCCAGACGCTGAAAAGGACCTTGATCACTTCCGGTACGACGCTTGTCGTGATCCTGATGCTTTACCTGTTTGGCGGCGCGATGCTGCAGGGCTTCTCGCTGACTATGCTTATCGGTGTCTCTATCGGTACGGCGTCGTCGATTTATGTCGCTTCCGCCCTGGCGCTGAAGCTTGGCATGAAGCGTGAACACCTGCTGCAACAGAAGGTGGAAAAAGAGGGCGCAGACCAACCATCCCTCCTGCCGTAA